One Rhodoluna sp. KAS3 DNA window includes the following coding sequences:
- a CDS encoding MMPL family transporter, with amino-acid sequence MNGLISFITGRKTAWVTLLLGLIFAALAFGPLRAATTETNPGVGLPATAESVIVDEKLADLPGSDSTAAVIVYASDSEFSEEAITWLQGTFDPMAGMPTGGVNEKFLEFTNAELNGAAFVPPAQISEDGKVAVVTVPLEKSDETEVITDRVAELREIADDGAPAGIDVYVTGPEGFQADIAGVFAGADFTLLLSTVVVVAVLLLITYRSPVLWLIPLLVVGTADGMAGQLARQVANLFGITPDASVTGILSVLVFGAGTNYALLLIARYREELLGIQDRHEAMAKALRGAGPAIIASGGTVTLALLTLTFADLAGNRALGIVCATGVVIAMISALAVLPAALVVFGRGLFWPFVPKFGGVNKSDSGLWAKLGRGVSKKPVAVSVIGVLILGALAAGAGGIQVGLSSSDRFLKTPEAVVGSEVLAEAFPAGSTSPTIVVSNLDKADSVVAAALTVDGVASAEVTASNDSIARIDVILDGAAQSEEANASIVALREAVGTVDGADAAVGGQDAQALEVKEAYAHDQLIVIPLILLLVFLVLVLLLRAIVAPVLLLVTVVASFFASMGAGWFLFVNVFGFPALDLSVFLYSFLFLVALGVDYNIFLVTRAKEEAEHLGTKQGMIKALSSTGGVITSAGILLAAVFAVLGVLPLVALAQIGVIVCIGVLLDTLLVRTVIVPALAFMAKKTFFWPSKKYQD; translated from the coding sequence ATGAACGGTTTAATCAGTTTCATCACCGGCCGCAAAACAGCTTGGGTAACCCTGCTGCTAGGCCTAATTTTTGCAGCGTTGGCCTTTGGCCCACTCAGGGCTGCCACTACTGAAACCAACCCGGGCGTTGGTTTGCCGGCAACTGCAGAATCAGTAATCGTTGATGAAAAGCTGGCTGACCTGCCCGGTTCAGACTCCACCGCAGCTGTCATTGTCTATGCCTCTGATTCAGAATTTTCAGAAGAAGCAATTACCTGGTTGCAGGGCACTTTTGACCCGATGGCCGGCATGCCAACCGGTGGCGTAAACGAAAAGTTCTTGGAGTTCACTAACGCTGAGTTGAATGGTGCTGCGTTTGTGCCACCGGCTCAGATTTCCGAAGACGGCAAGGTGGCCGTGGTAACAGTTCCGCTAGAAAAGTCAGACGAGACCGAGGTAATCACTGACCGAGTCGCCGAATTGCGTGAGATTGCCGATGACGGTGCTCCCGCGGGAATCGATGTTTATGTAACTGGGCCTGAGGGTTTCCAGGCGGACATCGCCGGAGTATTTGCCGGTGCTGACTTTACGCTGTTGCTTTCAACCGTTGTGGTTGTTGCGGTCTTGCTTCTAATCACCTACCGCAGCCCAGTGCTTTGGTTGATTCCGCTTTTGGTAGTGGGCACCGCAGATGGCATGGCGGGTCAGTTGGCTCGTCAGGTGGCCAACCTGTTTGGCATCACCCCTGATGCATCGGTTACCGGAATTCTCTCCGTGCTCGTGTTTGGTGCGGGCACAAACTACGCACTATTGCTGATCGCTCGCTACCGAGAAGAACTGCTCGGCATCCAAGACCGTCACGAAGCCATGGCCAAGGCCCTGCGCGGCGCTGGCCCAGCGATCATTGCATCGGGTGGAACAGTAACCCTCGCACTTCTTACCCTCACCTTTGCCGACCTTGCTGGTAACCGAGCACTCGGAATCGTGTGTGCCACCGGTGTGGTCATTGCCATGATCTCTGCACTGGCAGTCTTGCCAGCGGCACTGGTTGTCTTTGGCCGCGGTTTGTTCTGGCCATTCGTTCCAAAGTTTGGTGGCGTGAACAAGAGCGACTCAGGTCTTTGGGCCAAGTTGGGTCGTGGGGTTAGCAAGAAGCCGGTGGCAGTTTCTGTAATCGGTGTTTTGATTCTTGGAGCCCTTGCCGCCGGTGCTGGCGGAATTCAGGTTGGTCTTTCTAGCTCAGACCGTTTCTTGAAGACTCCTGAGGCTGTGGTGGGTTCTGAGGTTTTGGCCGAGGCGTTCCCGGCAGGTTCAACCTCGCCAACCATCGTGGTCAGCAACCTCGACAAAGCTGACAGTGTTGTTGCAGCGGCTCTGACCGTTGATGGCGTTGCTTCGGCAGAGGTCACAGCTTCAAACGACTCAATTGCGCGCATCGACGTAATTCTTGACGGAGCAGCACAATCTGAGGAAGCCAACGCATCAATCGTTGCGCTTCGCGAAGCTGTGGGCACCGTTGATGGTGCCGACGCTGCCGTCGGTGGCCAAGATGCCCAGGCCCTTGAGGTCAAAGAGGCATACGCCCACGACCAGCTAATTGTGATTCCGCTGATCTTGCTGCTGGTCTTCTTGGTGCTGGTTCTTTTGCTCCGCGCAATCGTGGCGCCGGTGCTCCTGCTGGTCACCGTAGTTGCATCATTCTTTGCATCGATGGGCGCCGGCTGGTTCCTGTTCGTCAACGTTTTTGGATTCCCTGCCCTAGACCTGAGCGTGTTCCTTTACAGCTTCTTGTTCTTGGTTGCCCTTGGTGTTGACTACAACATCTTCTTGGTAACCCGAGCAAAGGAAGAGGCCGAACACCTTGGAACCAAGCAGGGCATGATTAAGGCGCTTAGCTCAACCGGTGGCGTCATCACCAGTGCGGGTATCCTGCTCGCAGCGGTATTCGCAGTTTTGGGTGTTCTGCCGCTTGTGGCGCTGGCCCAAATCGGTGTGATTGTTTGTATCGGTGTGCTTTTGGACACCCTGTTGGTACGTACCGTGATTGTGCCGGCACTGGCGTTTATGGCCAAGAAGACCTTCTTCTGGCCATCAAAGAAGTACCAAGACTAA
- a CDS encoding low molecular weight phosphatase family protein — protein MSNLKPSVMFVCVHNAGKSQTAAALMRHIGGEDVDVYSAGTAPGEQLAADAVAMLSEIGISTGDEHPKTIDPQLFESVDRVIVLGTEAKVAPTPTMKGNVEVWPIVEPAEQGIKGDERARLIRDDIIDRILELAEQLGLAE, from the coding sequence GTGTCAAATTTGAAACCATCGGTAATGTTTGTTTGCGTTCACAACGCGGGCAAGTCCCAAACTGCAGCAGCCCTGATGCGGCACATCGGTGGTGAAGACGTAGACGTTTATTCTGCCGGCACCGCGCCCGGTGAGCAGCTGGCTGCCGATGCAGTTGCCATGCTCTCCGAAATCGGCATTTCGACCGGAGATGAACACCCAAAAACTATTGACCCACAACTATTCGAGTCGGTTGACCGAGTAATTGTTCTGGGAACCGAAGCGAAGGTTGCACCTACCCCAACCATGAAGGGGAATGTTGAGGTATGGCCAATTGTTGAGCCTGCAGAACAGGGAATCAAGGGAGATGAACGTGCGCGACTCATTCGAGACGACATCATCGATCGAATTCTTGAGCTCGCAGAACAGCTTGGTCTAGCCGAGTAG
- a CDS encoding arsenate reductase ArsC, with amino-acid sequence MSDKKASVLFVCVHNAGRSQMAAGYLQALAGDRVEVRSAGTAPKNEVNPSAVAAMLEEGIDISTNTPKVLSDEAVKASDYVITMGCGDTCPFFPGKTYLDWVLDDPAGQGVEAVRPIRDKIRAHIEELIAEIDQKF; translated from the coding sequence TTGTCAGATAAAAAAGCATCCGTCCTATTTGTTTGTGTTCACAACGCTGGCCGTTCACAGATGGCCGCAGGTTACCTACAGGCACTTGCCGGTGACCGAGTCGAGGTTCGTTCAGCCGGAACAGCTCCGAAGAATGAAGTAAACCCATCGGCCGTTGCAGCAATGCTTGAAGAAGGCATCGACATCAGCACCAACACCCCAAAGGTATTGAGCGATGAAGCTGTGAAGGCTTCAGATTATGTAATCACCATGGGCTGTGGCGACACCTGCCCGTTCTTCCCTGGTAAGACTTACCTTGACTGGGTGCTCGATGACCCAGCCGGTCAGGGCGTTGAAGCGGTTCGTCCGATTCGCGACAAGATTCGTGCGCACATCGAAGAGCTAATTGCTGAGATTGACCAGAAGTTTTAG
- a CDS encoding hotdog domain-containing protein translates to MSQIEFTTRKWVRPEDLNANGTLFGGSLLKWIDEEATIYAILQLGNRRVVTKIISEINFLASAIEGDLIEMGLIATKFGNTSITMRAEVRNMITQKNILTVDHIVFVGLDASGRPMPHGFSVVTNDRDRIPTH, encoded by the coding sequence ATGTCACAGATTGAATTCACCACCCGTAAATGGGTTAGGCCCGAAGACCTGAATGCCAACGGCACCCTATTTGGTGGCAGTTTGCTGAAGTGGATTGATGAAGAAGCCACGATTTACGCAATCTTGCAATTAGGCAACCGCCGAGTTGTTACCAAAATCATCTCTGAGATTAATTTCTTGGCCTCGGCCATCGAAGGTGACCTAATCGAAATGGGTCTGATCGCCACAAAGTTTGGCAACACATCAATCACCATGCGTGCCGAGGTTCGCAACATGATTACCCAAAAAAACATCTTGACCGTGGACCACATTGTGTTTGTTGGGCTTGATGCCAGCGGCCGACCTATGCCACACGGATTCAGCGTTGTCACCAACGATCGCGATCGGATTCCGACCCACTAA
- a CDS encoding AarF/UbiB family protein translates to MEPHLSDAQARAATSHSLKRRYRRILRFAALALVQTWWFELFLPKFGLKKYVAASRTRRLQRLARRFRELAADLGGLVIKAGQFLSARIDVLPVEITRELEGLQDEVAPEPFESVVRQIESQLGLPLASAFQEFSTEPIAAASLGQAYRATLSAGLAADLGFENVIVKVLRPGIEEVVEVDLKAIRKVGTWLSKIRLVYRRADAPALVEEFAFTCLQEIDYRVEAQHLEHFAQDFSNDPWVSTPTVIWERSARKVLVLSDVSAIKISDVDALEAVGIDPNQVAAELARVTFQQMFVTGFFHADPHPGNIFVTPAGPDSPVPFTLTFIDFGMMGEVSEALKQDLQTLLFAVVARDARAYVQAIQKLGILLPSADTVQLERAVSALFERFAGLGVADLTKTDPREIRAFAFKFNEILRTLPFQMPENFLLLFRSISLISGVTSALNRDFNMWDAVDPFARALINGAGRRTAGAAGRQILATVTAMVGLPQRLESLISRIENGDLVTRNPELEQKLKSVSASNSRLTVVVAIAAIVIASLSMGVI, encoded by the coding sequence ATGGAGCCTCACCTTTCGGATGCCCAAGCGCGGGCAGCGACATCTCACTCGCTCAAGCGCAGGTATCGACGAATTCTTAGATTTGCCGCCTTGGCGCTGGTTCAGACCTGGTGGTTTGAATTGTTCCTGCCAAAGTTTGGTCTGAAAAAGTATGTGGCGGCCAGTCGCACTCGCCGGCTTCAGCGTCTGGCAAGAAGATTCAGAGAATTGGCCGCAGATTTGGGTGGCTTGGTCATCAAGGCTGGGCAGTTTCTCTCGGCCCGCATCGATGTTTTACCGGTTGAGATCACTCGTGAGCTGGAGGGGTTGCAAGACGAGGTTGCGCCCGAACCGTTTGAATCGGTGGTTAGGCAAATTGAAAGCCAATTGGGTTTGCCGCTGGCCAGCGCATTCCAAGAATTTTCAACTGAGCCAATCGCCGCCGCCTCGCTCGGGCAGGCATATCGTGCCACCCTGTCGGCCGGACTTGCTGCCGACCTGGGCTTTGAGAACGTTATCGTCAAGGTACTTAGGCCCGGCATTGAAGAGGTCGTTGAGGTTGACCTAAAAGCCATTAGAAAAGTCGGTACCTGGCTCTCAAAAATCCGCTTGGTTTACCGGCGGGCAGACGCACCTGCGCTGGTCGAGGAATTTGCATTTACTTGCCTGCAAGAAATCGACTATCGAGTTGAGGCCCAGCACCTCGAACACTTTGCCCAAGATTTTTCAAATGACCCCTGGGTCTCGACACCGACTGTCATTTGGGAGCGCTCAGCCCGAAAGGTGCTGGTGCTGAGTGATGTCTCAGCAATCAAGATTTCTGATGTTGATGCGCTTGAGGCGGTTGGAATCGATCCAAACCAGGTAGCCGCCGAATTGGCCAGAGTCACATTTCAGCAAATGTTTGTGACTGGCTTTTTTCACGCAGACCCGCATCCAGGCAACATTTTTGTGACCCCCGCCGGGCCGGATTCTCCGGTTCCGTTTACGCTGACCTTTATTGACTTCGGCATGATGGGTGAGGTGAGCGAGGCCCTCAAGCAGGATCTCCAAACCCTTCTGTTTGCGGTTGTGGCACGCGACGCTAGGGCATATGTACAGGCCATCCAAAAGCTAGGCATTCTTTTGCCGAGTGCCGATACCGTTCAGCTTGAGCGAGCAGTCTCAGCACTGTTCGAGCGCTTTGCCGGCCTAGGGGTGGCTGACCTAACCAAAACTGACCCTCGCGAAATCCGTGCCTTTGCCTTCAAGTTCAACGAAATCCTGCGGACACTGCCATTCCAAATGCCAGAGAACTTTCTGCTGCTGTTCCGCAGCATCTCGCTGATTTCGGGAGTAACCAGCGCACTCAACCGTGACTTCAACATGTGGGATGCGGTAGACCCGTTTGCCCGGGCGCTAATCAACGGTGCTGGTCGCCGCACTGCGGGTGCCGCAGGTCGGCAAATCCTGGCAACCGTAACCGCAATGGTCGGGCTACCTCAGCGTTTGGAATCGCTAATCTCGCGGATTGAGAATGGCGACCTAGTGACCAGGAATCCGGAACTCGAACAAAAACTCAAGTCTGTCTCGGCCAGCAATAGCCGGCTTACGGTAGTGGTCGCAATTGCTGCCATTGTTATCGCCTCTCTATCCATGGGCGTCATCTAG
- a CDS encoding PadR family transcriptional regulator, with amino-acid sequence MQNPQLPSELRDIFDSVKQMISNNSTGFGTKDTPVKVAPEALQNSILAALASGDKNLAQIVRAIGVASGKTLKPSDGTVSLELDSLLERSLVESELFEDRKVFRLTESGSAHLASLDQATDSSENEASETETTQRHSGASDCSNNILTASAKFANAVSGIAQSGDRNQKMRATELVDEVTRKLYKILAED; translated from the coding sequence GTGCAAAACCCTCAGCTACCCTCTGAACTTCGCGACATTTTTGATTCGGTCAAGCAGATGATTTCGAACAACAGCACCGGATTTGGCACAAAAGACACACCCGTCAAAGTGGCCCCTGAGGCCCTGCAAAACTCCATCCTTGCGGCCCTTGCTTCGGGTGACAAAAACTTAGCCCAGATTGTTCGGGCAATTGGTGTTGCCAGCGGCAAAACTTTAAAGCCTTCTGATGGCACCGTCTCGCTGGAGCTTGATTCGCTCCTGGAGCGTTCTTTGGTTGAGTCAGAGCTATTTGAAGATCGCAAGGTCTTTAGGCTTACCGAGTCGGGTTCGGCTCACCTGGCCAGCCTCGATCAAGCTACCGACTCGTCGGAAAATGAGGCATCTGAGACCGAGACAACCCAGCGCCACTCAGGTGCGTCTGACTGCAGCAACAACATCCTGACTGCTTCAGCCAAGTTTGCGAATGCAGTATCGGGTATTGCTCAAAGTGGTGATCGCAATCAAAAAATGCGTGCCACCGAACTGGTTGATGAAGTTACCCGAAAGCTATACAAAATTCTGGCCGAAGACTAG
- a CDS encoding helix-turn-helix domain-containing protein, with product MANWTFLTHHGHVLVALVQTPDLTIDQIAAKVGITSRATAGILNDLVAAGYVVKEKVGRNNTYLVNGQIPMRHPLNEKANVADLLALFQ from the coding sequence ATGGCTAATTGGACCTTTCTCACCCACCATGGGCACGTTCTCGTGGCGCTTGTGCAAACACCGGACCTAACCATTGATCAAATCGCGGCCAAGGTAGGCATAACCTCGCGAGCCACCGCCGGAATATTGAACGACTTAGTGGCTGCTGGCTACGTTGTGAAAGAAAAGGTGGGTAGAAATAACACCTACCTGGTGAACGGCCAGATTCCGATGAGGCACCCTTTGAATGAGAAGGCCAACGTTGCCGACTTACTTGCACTCTTTCAATAA
- a CDS encoding TerC family protein produces MNVELWMWLSVVGLIIAMLLVDLFAHRHAHEIKVKEAGLWSLFWVVIGVLFGVAIWVGFGAEYGQQYFAGLLIEKSLAVDNVFIWAIIFASFAIPKKYQHRVLFLGVLGALVFRGLFIAAGAAILESFAWVLYLFAAFLVFTGIQMLRKRAEHEDPSKSAFYRWFSRVVPSTTEYHGQKLAIRVNGKLVATPLLMVLVLVEFTDIVFAVDSIPAIFAVTSEPFLVFSANAFAILGLRAMYFLLADSMHRFIYLKVGLAFVLIWVGIKMALHDFVKIPTPISLGVIVLILFIAIAASFRATRSKQIEVEKESR; encoded by the coding sequence ATGAATGTCGAACTATGGATGTGGCTTTCGGTTGTTGGGCTCATCATTGCAATGCTGTTGGTAGACCTATTTGCACACCGCCACGCTCACGAAATTAAGGTCAAAGAGGCGGGGCTCTGGTCACTGTTCTGGGTCGTTATCGGAGTGCTCTTTGGTGTGGCAATCTGGGTCGGCTTCGGAGCCGAGTATGGCCAGCAATACTTTGCGGGACTTCTGATTGAAAAGTCGCTGGCCGTCGACAACGTATTTATCTGGGCAATTATTTTTGCCAGTTTTGCGATCCCCAAAAAATACCAGCACCGCGTTCTGTTCCTCGGAGTCCTTGGCGCACTTGTCTTCCGCGGGCTGTTTATTGCAGCCGGTGCCGCGATACTCGAGAGTTTTGCCTGGGTGCTTTATCTGTTTGCTGCCTTCTTGGTATTCACCGGAATCCAGATGCTCAGAAAACGCGCAGAACATGAAGATCCTTCCAAGTCAGCTTTTTACCGTTGGTTCTCAAGGGTTGTGCCTTCGACCACCGAGTATCATGGTCAAAAGTTGGCTATCCGGGTAAATGGCAAGCTCGTAGCCACCCCGCTACTTATGGTCTTGGTCTTGGTCGAGTTCACCGACATAGTCTTTGCCGTCGACTCAATTCCGGCAATTTTTGCCGTTACTTCCGAACCGTTCCTAGTTTTCTCGGCAAATGCGTTCGCGATTCTTGGGCTCCGAGCCATGTACTTTCTGCTGGCAGACTCCATGCACAGGTTCATTTACCTCAAAGTCGGATTGGCTTTTGTTCTCATATGGGTGGGTATCAAGATGGCTCTACATGACTTCGTCAAGATTCCAACCCCGATTTCATTGGGCGTAATTGTTCTTATCTTGTTCATTGCAATTGCGGCAAGTTTCCGGGCAACCCGTTCGAAGCAAATTGAAGTTGAGAAGGAATCTCGATAG
- a CDS encoding sodium-dependent bicarbonate transport family permease has protein sequence MPQTLELALANLSSPPVLAFVLGLLVVAMRSQLSIPKQIFDFISIYLLLAIGLKGGVALRTAPLDEIVLPLLLSVSLGIALPLVAFVVLRRITRLSQMNRGALAAHYGSTSLVTFTAGLVFIEQAGLTFEGFLPSLLAVMEVPGLVVGILLAKKWSESHSLKPLMHEVFTGKSIVLLVGGIALGAITGATGFEKVEPFFGSLFSGMLTIFLLQLGIQAGQSIREAKTIDIGLVAFAVLFPFVAGSIGVFAAQAIGMSQGGSIAFGLLCGSASYIAAPAAVKLSLPSANPGYFITAALGITFPVNLLLGIPFLAWLAAVIS, from the coding sequence ATGCCGCAAACGCTCGAACTTGCCCTAGCCAACCTCTCTTCCCCGCCTGTTCTGGCCTTTGTGCTTGGGCTTTTGGTAGTTGCCATGCGCAGCCAACTTTCGATTCCAAAGCAAATTTTTGACTTCATTTCGATTTATCTGTTGCTAGCCATTGGCCTCAAAGGCGGGGTGGCGCTAAGGACAGCTCCACTCGACGAGATCGTTTTGCCCCTGCTCCTTTCGGTTTCGCTCGGCATCGCACTCCCGCTAGTGGCGTTCGTGGTTCTGCGGCGGATAACCCGCCTAAGCCAGATGAATCGGGGCGCCTTGGCTGCGCACTACGGATCGACCTCGCTGGTTACTTTTACAGCCGGCCTAGTTTTTATCGAACAAGCCGGTTTGACCTTTGAAGGATTCTTGCCCTCGTTGCTTGCGGTCATGGAAGTGCCGGGCTTGGTTGTCGGAATTCTTCTGGCCAAAAAATGGAGTGAGTCACATTCCCTGAAACCCCTAATGCACGAGGTGTTCACCGGCAAGTCGATCGTGCTGCTGGTTGGCGGAATCGCTCTGGGTGCTATTACCGGTGCTACCGGCTTCGAAAAGGTTGAGCCGTTTTTCGGCAGCCTGTTTTCTGGAATGCTGACGATTTTTCTGCTGCAGCTCGGAATTCAAGCAGGCCAAAGCATTCGGGAGGCAAAGACAATCGACATCGGGCTGGTTGCCTTTGCCGTGCTGTTTCCGTTTGTGGCCGGATCGATCGGTGTTTTTGCAGCACAGGCAATCGGCATGAGCCAGGGTGGATCGATTGCTTTTGGACTGCTTTGCGGCAGCGCCTCATACATCGCCGCACCAGCGGCAGTAAAACTATCGCTGCCATCGGCAAATCCTGGCTACTTTATTACCGCGGCCCTAGGAATTACCTTTCCGGTAAACCTATTGCTAGGAATACCGTTCTTGGCATGGCTGGCGGCAGTTATCAGTTAG
- a CDS encoding NADP-dependent isocitrate dehydrogenase codes for MNESTIYYTYTDEAPALATASLLPIVQAYAAAANVNIETRDISLAGRILANFADHLPEGQRVADALAELGALAKTPEANIIKLPNISASIPQLKAAIAELQALGFNIPDYVDEPTTDAERDARSRYDKVKGSAVNPVLREGNSDRRAPLSVKAYARKHPHVNKPFAAGSKTRVATMGHDDFFSNEKSVVLAKADTLDIRHIAADGTVTDLKKGLKVLEGEIIDATFMNAAALDEFLAETLEQAKADNVLYSLHLKATMMKVSDPILFGHAVKAFFAEVFEKHGAALAAAGLSANDGLGSILAGLVNVAGGDQIAADFEAALAKGPRLSYVNSDKGITNLHVPSDVIVDASMPALIRNGGKLWGIDGSEDETLAVIPDSSYAGVYQATIEDVIENGPLDPATIGSVPNVGLMAQAAEEYGSHDKTFEIQSAGRVEVVNAAGEVLISHDVAGGDIWRATQTKDEPVRDWVKLAVTRARASKVPAIFWLDEARAHDANLIVKVNQYLADHDTKGLTIKIMAPAEATKYSLARIREGLDTISVTGNVLRDYNTDLFPILEVGTSAKMLSIVPLLNGGGLFETGAGGSAPKHVQQFLEENYLRWDSLGEFFALAASLEHLATTTGNSKAQVLADTLDRATGTFLEEDRSPGRKIGTIDNRGSHFYLALYWAQELAKQTVDQQLAEAFGALATTLTDSEDQIVAELLAVQGEPVDIVGYYLQNIDQVTAAMRPSATFNGALDSLAG; via the coding sequence GTGAACGAATCGACTATTTACTACACATATACCGATGAGGCTCCTGCCCTAGCAACCGCCTCGCTTCTGCCGATTGTTCAGGCCTACGCTGCTGCGGCAAACGTTAACATTGAAACTCGAGACATTTCACTTGCTGGTCGTATCCTGGCCAATTTTGCCGACCACCTTCCAGAAGGTCAGCGCGTCGCTGACGCTCTGGCTGAGCTCGGCGCACTTGCAAAGACTCCTGAAGCAAACATCATTAAGCTTCCAAACATCTCGGCGTCGATTCCTCAGCTCAAGGCTGCGATTGCAGAGTTGCAGGCCCTTGGGTTCAACATTCCAGACTATGTAGACGAACCAACCACCGATGCAGAGCGCGATGCCCGCAGCCGCTATGACAAGGTCAAGGGAAGTGCGGTCAACCCGGTGCTTCGCGAAGGTAACAGCGACCGCCGCGCTCCACTCTCGGTCAAGGCTTATGCTCGCAAGCACCCGCATGTGAACAAGCCTTTTGCCGCTGGTTCAAAAACTCGCGTCGCAACTATGGGCCACGATGACTTTTTCTCAAATGAAAAGTCAGTTGTGCTCGCAAAGGCTGACACTCTAGACATTCGCCACATCGCTGCCGACGGAACCGTAACTGACCTGAAGAAGGGGCTAAAAGTTCTTGAGGGCGAGATCATCGATGCAACCTTTATGAATGCTGCTGCACTCGACGAATTTCTTGCCGAGACCCTCGAGCAGGCTAAGGCAGACAACGTACTTTATTCACTCCACCTAAAAGCAACCATGATGAAGGTCAGCGACCCAATCCTGTTTGGTCACGCGGTTAAGGCGTTCTTCGCCGAGGTTTTTGAGAAGCACGGAGCTGCCCTCGCGGCGGCCGGCCTGAGCGCAAACGATGGCCTTGGTTCAATCCTGGCCGGGCTGGTAAACGTTGCCGGTGGCGACCAGATTGCAGCCGATTTTGAAGCCGCATTGGCCAAGGGCCCTCGACTCAGCTACGTAAACAGCGACAAGGGCATCACCAACCTGCACGTGCCATCAGACGTGATCGTTGATGCGTCTATGCCGGCGCTGATTCGCAACGGAGGAAAGCTTTGGGGCATTGACGGCTCTGAAGACGAGACTCTTGCCGTGATTCCAGACTCTTCTTACGCGGGCGTCTACCAGGCAACTATCGAAGACGTCATCGAAAATGGCCCGCTTGACCCGGCAACTATTGGCTCAGTGCCAAACGTTGGATTGATGGCGCAAGCCGCAGAAGAATACGGAAGCCACGACAAGACATTCGAGATTCAATCAGCAGGTCGAGTCGAGGTAGTTAACGCTGCCGGTGAAGTTCTGATTTCGCACGATGTTGCCGGTGGCGACATCTGGCGTGCCACCCAGACCAAGGACGAACCGGTTCGTGACTGGGTGAAGCTTGCTGTTACTCGCGCCCGCGCATCTAAGGTTCCGGCAATCTTTTGGCTAGATGAAGCTCGTGCTCACGATGCCAACCTAATTGTGAAGGTGAACCAGTACCTTGCAGACCACGACACCAAAGGTTTGACCATCAAGATCATGGCTCCGGCCGAGGCAACCAAGTACTCGCTGGCTCGAATTCGTGAGGGATTGGACACCATCTCAGTCACTGGCAACGTTCTGCGTGACTACAACACCGATTTGTTCCCAATCCTTGAGGTTGGTACCAGCGCCAAGATGTTGTCAATTGTTCCGCTTCTAAATGGTGGAGGACTTTTCGAAACCGGCGCGGGCGGCTCGGCACCAAAGCACGTTCAGCAGTTCCTTGAAGAGAACTACCTGCGTTGGGATTCACTTGGCGAGTTCTTTGCGCTGGCTGCATCTCTCGAGCACTTGGCCACCACAACGGGCAACAGTAAGGCTCAGGTACTGGCTGACACTCTCGACCGCGCAACCGGAACCTTCCTAGAAGAAGACCGTTCGCCAGGTCGCAAGATTGGAACTATCGACAACCGCGGAAGCCACTTCTACTTGGCCCTCTACTGGGCTCAGGAGCTAGCTAAGCAGACCGTCGACCAGCAGCTAGCTGAGGCGTTTGGTGCACTAGCCACAACCCTTACTGACTCAGAAGACCAGATTGTTGCGGAGCTGCTTGCGGTTCAGGGTGAGCCGGTTGACATCGTTGGTTACTACCTTCAGAACATTGATCAGGTAACAGCCGCAATGCGTCCGTCAGCCACTTTCAACGGCGCGCTAGATTCACTGGCTGGCTAA
- a CDS encoding helix-turn-helix transcriptional regulator — protein sequence MGRKSKAEEERVANRLEEARALSGLSRQELADQVEVHYQTIGYIERGEYSPSLVLALRIAAILKVRVEEIFWLDEESK from the coding sequence ATGGGTAGAAAATCAAAGGCCGAAGAAGAGCGGGTGGCCAACCGCCTTGAAGAGGCTCGAGCCCTTTCAGGCCTGAGTCGGCAAGAGCTCGCCGACCAGGTCGAAGTTCACTATCAAACCATCGGTTACATCGAACGCGGTGAGTATTCGCCTTCCCTCGTGTTGGCTTTGCGCATCGCGGCGATTTTGAAAGTCAGAGTCGAAGAGATTTTCTGGCTGGATGAGGAATCCAAATGA